One stretch of Arachis duranensis cultivar V14167 chromosome 1, aradu.V14167.gnm2.J7QH, whole genome shotgun sequence DNA includes these proteins:
- the LOC107466209 gene encoding protein FAR1-RELATED SEQUENCE 5-like: MDVDSEPLNSQENVEDCLMTSVEENVNCTCDCGGSSSKCVVVTADDIINQTFETSDAAYNLYVRYARCVGSGVRKGDIARGKDGTQRRRRFFCNKEGKRADKYISNLNRKREHKALTRTGCEAMLAVYFDAKTSAWRVKKLVEKHNHDLVPQCLVHLIPNHRGMNEAQKAQANTMHYNGLPSSKIMGLMVGQAGGYANVGFTKKDLNNHIERTRRAKLIGGDSNATISYLLGKADVDPMAIARYSATDESRLANLFWADGICRADYQCFGDVLAFDTTYRKNKYRRPLVIFSGCNHHRQTCIFGFALIENEQTATYTWLLQNFLDVMLNKSPSVVVTDGDEAMKAAIQEIFPNATHRLCGWHIQRNVTANIKSKGFSDDFRRCLYAPWHPNEFEGYWENMIKKYGLEENEWVLDEYQKRKSWASAYLRDKFCAGFRTTSRCEGINNFIKRFIGIRQSLLELVQNLEHALRDYRHNELVSQFKTVYGEPVLTTRLAALELCAVNFYTREMFGKVKTEIEGVAALDVINEENISTTVVLKVKEYDRGQHIYTVLYERNTENMECECSRWSSEGIPCSHMFCAMKRLGLQKLPESLLLRRWSKDAKKYPDESSAGSTVQDGERDFLMRYGALSVAATWMVFLGAQDGPSFHDTMNEVSRLTKILEQKSCLKRGTRDSPMPNFVGDPSVVKTKGAPKGKKESRKRRCTKCNNAGHVKKNCPVKNEGDNLGDKISGGTQASFGVEEELPKDPMASQGTQANNDDFQQK; this comes from the exons ATGGATGTTGATTCGGAGCCACTCAATTCACAAGAGAACGTTGAAGATTGCTTGATGACCAGTGTGGaagagaatgtaaattgcaCTTGTGATTGCGGTGGCAGCAGTAGCAAGTGTGTTGTTGTGACGGCCGATGATATTATAAACCAGACATTTGAAACATCAGATGCAGCTTATAACTTGTATGTGCGTTATGCAAGGTGTGTCGGGTCCGGAGTTCGCAAGGGTGATATAGCACGTGGAAAAGATGGAACACAACGCAGAAGGCGATTTTTTTGCAACAAGGAAGGAAAGAGAGCCGATAAATACATCTCTAATTTGAACAGGAAAAGGGAGCATAAAGCACTGACTCGTACGGGTTGTGAAGCCATGCTTGCGGTGTACTTTGATGCCAAAACTTCAGCTTGGAgagttaaaaaattagttgagaAGCACAACCACGATCTTGTCCCCCAATGCTTGGTACACTTAATTCCAAACCACCGTGGGATGAATGAGGCTCAAAAAGCTCAGGCAAACACCATGCACTATAATGGTCTTCCAAGCTCTAAGATAATGGGACTAATGGTAGGCCAAGCTGGGGGTTATGCTAATGTCGGGTTCACAAAGAAGGATCTGAATAACCACATTGAAAGAACTCGTCGTGCAAAGCTCATTGGTGGGGATTCTAATGCAACAATTAGCTATCTACTTGGAAAAGCCGATGTTGACCCCATGGCCATTGCAAGGTACAGTGCTACTGATGAAAGTCGGCTGGCGAATCTATTTTGGGCAGATGGCATTTGTAGGGCGGATTATCAGTGCTTTGGAGATGTGCTTGCATTTGATACAACCTATCGGAAAAATAAGTACAGAAGACCGTTGGTTATCTTCTCGGGTTGTAACCATCACCGTCAAACATGCATATTTGGCTTTGCCTTGATAGAGAATGAACAAACAGCAACATATACGTGGTTGTTGCAAAACTTCTTAGATGTCATGCTGAACAAGTCTCCTAGTGTTGTGGTCACAGATGGTGATGAGGCAATGAAGGCAGCAATTCAAGAAATCTTTCCAAATGCAACTCACCGATTATGTGGTTGGCACATTCAGAGAAATGTAACAGCAAACATAAAAAGCAAAGGTTTTTCCGACGACTTCAGAAGATGTTTGTATGCTCCATGGCATCCGAATGAATTTGAAGGATATTGGgagaatatgataaaaaaatatgggTTGGAGGAAAATGAATGGGTACTAGATGAGTATCAAAAGAGGAAAAGCTGGGCAAGCGCCTACTTGCGAGATAAATTCTGTGCTGGATTTAGAACAACATCAAGGTGTGAAGGGATAAACAACTTCATCAAGAGGTTTATTGGCATTCGTCAAAGTCTTTTAGAGCTAGTCCAGAATCTTGAACATGCTCTCAGGGATTATAGACATAACGAATTAGTTTCTCAATTTAAGACGGTGTACGGAGAGCCTGTGTTAACAACTCGCTTAGCTGCATTGGAGCTTTGTGCTGTAAATTTTTACACACGGGAGATGTTTGGcaaagtaaaaacagaaattgaaGGAGTGGCTGCATTAGATGTTATAAATGAGGAAAATATATCAACTACTGTTGTTTTAAAAGTTAAGGAGTATGACAGAGGGCAACATATATACACCGTACTTTATGAGCGCAACACCGAGAATATGGAGTGTGAATGTAGTAGGTGGAGTAGTGAAGGCATTCCCTGTAGCCACATGTTTTGTGCCATGAAAAGGCTAGGTTTACAGAAGTTGCCAGAAAGTCTTCTTTTGAGAAGATGGTCCAAGGATGCCAAAAAGTATCCGGATGAAAGTTCAGCTGGAAGCACTGTGCAAGATGGAGAAAGAGATTTTTTAATGCGCTATGGCGCATTGTCAGTGGCAGCTACGTGGATGGTATTCTTAGGAGCTCAAGATGGTCCTTCTTTCCATGACACTATGAATGAAGTTTCTCGTTTGACCAAAATACTAGAGCAAAAGTCGTGCTTGAAAAGAGGAACAAGAGATTCTCCCATGCCGAACTTTGTTGGTGACCCTTCAGTTGTCAAGACAAAAGGTGCACCAAAGGGAAAAAAAGAGAGTAGAAAACGGAGGTGCACTAAATGCAACAATGCTGGTCATGTAAAGAAGAATTGTCCTGTGAAGAATGAGGGTGACAATTTGGGTGATAAGATTAGTGGTGGCACACAGGCTAGCTTTGGTGTAGAAGAG GAGCTTCCCAAAGACCCTATGGCTTCTCAAGGGACGCAAGCTAACAATGATGATTTTcagcaaaaataa